A section of the Roseomonas marmotae genome encodes:
- a CDS encoding histidine kinase famiy protein, giving the protein MNVDKDDAGGAAWDADLPEQDGQGGRKPVAGPHEAMSFSATGGPGLLQWHEARVTEPGLKHRDDVFFAAVEMTRMPMILTDPNLPDNPVVFANRAFEDLTGYRQEEIVGRNSRFLQGVQTDREKVAELREAIAEKRPISAELLNYRKDGTPFWNGLFIAPVYDKAGRLLYFFASQLDVTRRRTAEQAFRQAQKMESIGQLTAGLAHDFNNLLQVIAGSLELLRIRLGPHADERMAHYIERAGEATERGSKLTRQLLAFARKTRLEPRLADINSLIHEFSEMLESSAGNQVDLQINLRRRLPSILVDAAHLEMALLNVLINARDAMPCGGTITISTGTTLLEDSELPGGSYVVLSVTDEGEGMEPYVRERATEPFFTTKGTGRGTGLGLAMVQGFVQQSLGQLEIESQPGRGTTVRMLFPAVQEAAGIAAPARPAAPERREEPRGGQECILLVEDSEDVLALACEHLEGLGYRVLTAASADEALQVLEKRGWKGIDLLFSDILMPGSMNGLGLAEKVRQRLPGMPVLLTTGYNDELVAQGPSVSSWDVVGKPYRRAALAERVRAALDRRPREGVQAPRYEVQGPRHEG; this is encoded by the coding sequence ATGAATGTGGACAAGGATGATGCTGGCGGCGCTGCCTGGGATGCCGATCTGCCGGAACAGGATGGGCAGGGCGGCAGGAAGCCAGTGGCGGGCCCGCATGAAGCGATGTCCTTTTCCGCGACAGGTGGTCCTGGCCTCCTCCAATGGCACGAAGCACGTGTCACGGAGCCCGGGCTGAAGCACCGCGACGACGTCTTCTTCGCCGCGGTGGAGATGACGCGGATGCCGATGATCCTGACGGATCCGAATCTGCCGGATAATCCGGTCGTCTTCGCCAACCGCGCCTTCGAGGACCTGACCGGCTACCGGCAGGAGGAGATCGTCGGACGCAACAGCCGTTTCCTCCAGGGTGTGCAGACGGACCGGGAGAAGGTGGCCGAACTGCGCGAGGCCATCGCCGAGAAGCGCCCGATCTCGGCGGAGCTGCTGAACTACAGGAAGGACGGCACGCCCTTCTGGAATGGCCTCTTCATCGCACCCGTCTATGACAAGGCCGGGCGGCTGCTCTATTTCTTCGCCTCCCAGTTGGATGTCACGCGCCGGCGCACGGCCGAGCAGGCCTTCCGCCAGGCGCAGAAGATGGAATCCATCGGCCAGCTGACCGCCGGCCTGGCACATGACTTCAACAATCTGCTGCAGGTCATCGCCGGCAGCCTGGAGTTGCTGCGCATCCGCCTCGGGCCGCATGCCGATGAGAGGATGGCGCACTATATCGAGCGCGCCGGCGAGGCCACGGAGCGCGGCAGCAAGCTGACGCGGCAGTTGCTGGCCTTCGCCCGCAAGACGCGCCTGGAGCCCCGGCTGGCGGATATCAACAGCCTGATCCATGAATTCAGCGAGATGCTGGAGAGTTCGGCGGGTAACCAGGTGGACCTGCAGATCAACCTGCGCCGGCGCCTGCCCTCGATCCTGGTCGATGCCGCGCATCTGGAAATGGCGTTGCTGAACGTGCTGATCAATGCGCGGGATGCCATGCCCTGCGGCGGCACCATCACGATCTCCACCGGCACCACCCTGCTGGAAGACAGCGAGCTGCCGGGTGGCTCCTATGTGGTGCTCTCGGTCACGGATGAGGGCGAGGGCATGGAGCCCTATGTGCGGGAGCGTGCCACCGAGCCCTTCTTCACCACCAAGGGCACGGGCAGGGGCACGGGTCTCGGCCTGGCCATGGTGCAGGGCTTCGTGCAGCAGTCACTGGGGCAGTTGGAGATCGAGAGCCAGCCGGGACGGGGCACGACCGTGCGGATGCTCTTCCCCGCCGTGCAGGAGGCGGCCGGGATTGCCGCGCCGGCCCGGCCTGCCGCGCCCGAGAGGCGGGAGGAGCCGCGGGGAGGGCAGGAATGCATCCTGCTGGTCGAGGACAGCGAGGATGTGCTGGCCCTGGCCTGCGAGCATCTGGAGGGGCTGGGCTACCGCGTGCTGACCGCGGCCAGCGCGGATGAGGCCTTGCAGGTGCTGGAGAAGCGCGGCTGGAAAGGGATCGACCTGCTGTTCAGCGATATCCTGATGCCCGGCAGCATGAACGGGCTGGGGTTGGCCGAGAAGGTGCGGCAACGCCTGCCCGGGATGCCGGTGCTGCTGACCACCGGCTATAACGATGAACTGGTCGCGCAGGGACCAAGCGTCTCGTCCTGGGACGTGGTGGGCAAGCCCTACCGCCGTGCCGCGCTGGCCGAGCGGGTCCGCGCCGCGCTGGACCGCAGGCCGCGGGAGGGCGTCCAGGCCCCGCGCTACGAGGTGCAGGGCCCCCGGCACGAGGGCTGA
- a CDS encoding aspartate/glutamate racemase family protein → MRILVANANTTEAITRLCAEAARAAAAPGTDILPATPRFGPAVISSRAENVIAGHALLELLADHAGQVQAVVLAVSHDTALEAARQLMPCPVVGMTEAACLTACMVGGRFGLLTLGGVETYRELIARHGLSARLSGLEGLAATPQDAVAEPARVEAMVLEGIARLVEGGADAVVLGGAALAGMAARLGPRAPVPLLDGIACAVKLAEALVGLGLPRPRGGSLAPLSGRQSTGLSPALAALLRG, encoded by the coding sequence ATGCGGATTCTCGTCGCCAATGCCAATACCACGGAGGCCATCACCCGGCTCTGCGCCGAGGCCGCCCGTGCCGCCGCCGCGCCGGGCACGGACATCCTGCCGGCAACGCCGCGCTTCGGCCCGGCGGTCATTTCCTCCCGCGCCGAGAACGTGATCGCCGGGCATGCGCTGCTGGAACTGCTCGCGGACCATGCGGGTCAGGTGCAGGCGGTGGTGCTGGCCGTCAGCCACGATACGGCGCTGGAAGCCGCGCGGCAGCTGATGCCCTGCCCGGTGGTGGGCATGACCGAGGCCGCCTGCCTGACCGCCTGCATGGTGGGCGGCCGCTTCGGCCTGCTGACGCTGGGCGGGGTAGAGACCTACCGGGAGCTGATCGCCCGCCACGGGCTCTCCGCCCGCCTCTCCGGGCTGGAGGGGCTGGCCGCCACGCCGCAGGATGCGGTGGCCGAGCCCGCGCGGGTGGAGGCCATGGTGCTGGAGGGCATCGCCCGGCTGGTGGAAGGCGGCGCCGATGCGGTGGTGCTGGGTGGCGCGGCGCTGGCGGGGATGGCGGCGCGGCTTGGCCCCCGCGCGCCGGTGCCGCTTCTGGATGGCATCGCCTGCGCCGTGAAGCTGGCCGAGGCGCTGGTCGGGCTGGGCCTGCCCCGGCCGCGCGGCGGCAGCCTGGCGCCGCTTTCGGGGCGGCAGAGCACCGGGCTTTCGCCCGCCCTGGCGGCGCTGCTGCGGGGCTGA
- a CDS encoding MFS transporter, producing MQPFPDRIPADAARHAALLGTAYAALGISQPFLPAFLTQRGLDAGQVAMVLALGSAVRLVAGPLAGRLADRLGDPRLLLGIMAAAAALAACGLLAAAGIVGLLLAQAVFSAALAPVTPLSEAVTLSAARRGRLDYPRVRAAGSATFILASALAGWAAGRWSYDVVPLLMAAMLALTAAATLLLRRTSDGEGLARPRGGFRAVLAVPGFRRLLLLTGLIQGSHAALYGFGAIYWSSAGYPPVTIGLLWALGVVAEIILFAWGGRLVERLGARGLTLLAAAGGVLRWGLLGSTTWLPALVLGQLLHALTFGAQYLAAMRLLVSMVPPAQAGTAQTLHASLGSGLSMGLLTLACGPLYATFGGGVFWVMAALCLLAVPVGWRLAGERFPRQD from the coding sequence ATGCAGCCATTCCCCGACCGAATCCCGGCCGATGCCGCGCGCCACGCCGCGCTGCTGGGCACCGCCTATGCGGCGCTGGGCATTTCCCAGCCCTTCCTGCCGGCCTTCCTGACCCAGCGCGGGCTGGATGCCGGGCAGGTGGCCATGGTGCTGGCGCTGGGCTCGGCCGTGCGGCTGGTGGCGGGGCCGCTGGCCGGGCGGCTGGCGGACCGGCTGGGCGATCCGCGCCTGCTGCTGGGCATCATGGCGGCCGCGGCGGCCCTGGCGGCCTGCGGCTTGCTGGCGGCGGCCGGCATCGTCGGGCTGCTGCTGGCCCAGGCGGTCTTCAGTGCCGCCCTGGCGCCGGTCACGCCCTTGTCCGAGGCGGTGACGCTCTCAGCCGCGCGGCGCGGGCGGCTGGACTACCCGCGCGTGCGGGCGGCGGGCTCGGCCACCTTCATCCTGGCATCGGCCCTGGCGGGCTGGGCGGCGGGTCGCTGGAGCTACGACGTCGTGCCGCTGCTGATGGCGGCGATGCTGGCCCTGACGGCCGCCGCCACCCTGCTGCTGCGCCGCACCTCGGATGGAGAGGGGCTGGCCCGGCCACGGGGCGGCTTCCGCGCCGTGCTGGCCGTGCCGGGGTTCCGCCGCCTGCTGCTGCTGACCGGCCTGATCCAGGGCAGCCATGCCGCGCTCTATGGCTTTGGCGCCATCTACTGGAGCTCGGCGGGGTATCCGCCCGTCACCATCGGCCTGCTCTGGGCGCTGGGCGTGGTGGCGGAAATCATCCTCTTCGCCTGGGGCGGGCGGCTGGTGGAGCGGCTGGGCGCGCGGGGGCTGACGCTGCTCGCGGCGGCGGGCGGGGTGCTGCGCTGGGGGCTGCTGGGCAGCACCACCTGGCTGCCCGCGCTGGTCCTGGGCCAGCTGCTGCATGCCCTGACCTTCGGCGCGCAGTATCTGGCGGCGATGCGCCTGCTGGTTTCCATGGTGCCCCCCGCCCAGGCGGGCACGGCGCAGACGCTCCATGCCAGCCTGGGCAGCGGCCTGAGCATGGGACTGCTGACCCTGGCCTGCGGCCCGCTCTATGCCACCTTCGGCGGCGGTGTCTTCTGGGTCATGGCGGCGCTCTGCCTCCTGGCCGTGCCGGTTGGCTGGCGGCTGGCGGGCGAGAGGTTCCCGCGCCAGGACTGA
- a CDS encoding cupin domain-containing protein: MTAPRFGRLDDGPRPEPGGESFTGLLSTGGAVVERILSRAAASPPGFWYDQPRDEFVLLVSGGAALEFPDGTVTCLSPGDYAILPAHCRHRVAWTEAETLWLAVHLPEAASGGG, encoded by the coding sequence GTGACGGCGCCCCGCTTCGGGCGGCTGGACGACGGCCCCCGCCCCGAGCCGGGCGGGGAGAGCTTCACCGGACTGCTCTCCACGGGCGGCGCGGTGGTGGAGCGCATCCTCTCCCGCGCCGCCGCCAGCCCGCCGGGCTTCTGGTATGACCAGCCACGGGATGAATTCGTGCTGCTGGTCTCGGGCGGCGCGGCGCTGGAATTCCCGGATGGCACGGTGACGTGCCTCTCCCCCGGCGACTACGCCATCCTCCCCGCCCATTGCCGCCACCGCGTCGCCTGGACGGAGGCGGAGACGCTCTGGCTGGCGGTGCATCTGCCGGAGGCTGCTTCCGGCGGCGGCTGA
- a CDS encoding M20/M25/M40 family metallo-hydrolase: protein MDLATPSDLSPNAARALALPFTAEALLASLRPWVEQESPTYDAGAVNAMISLAMRDMALLGAQVERIPGRMGLGDCIRARFAPPGAAEGGILILAHLDTVHPVGTLTNGLPFRVEGPRAFGPGIYDMKGGTVLALRALEALAQAGIPTSRPVTVLLTSDEEIGSPSTRDLIEAEAARHQVVLVPEPGRGNHGVVTGRYAIARFKLRATGRPSHAGAQLSAGRSAVREMAKRLIAIEEMTTEACTYSVGVIHGGQWVNCVPTFCDAQALTMAKRQADLDAAVEKMLALNDASGEVRFEVERGVTRPVWEPDAAVMELYGLARRLGAELGLTIGHESAGGGSDGNFTGAMGIPTLDGLGVLGGNAHTLNEHILLEELVPRARLLAALLASV from the coding sequence ATGGATCTCGCGACGCCTTCGGACCTCTCTCCCAATGCCGCCAGGGCCCTGGCGCTGCCCTTCACGGCGGAGGCGCTGCTGGCCAGCCTGCGCCCATGGGTGGAGCAGGAGAGCCCGACCTACGATGCCGGTGCCGTGAATGCCATGATATCGCTGGCGATGCGGGACATGGCCCTGCTGGGCGCGCAGGTGGAGCGCATCCCCGGCCGGATGGGCTTGGGCGACTGCATCCGTGCCCGCTTCGCACCGCCTGGCGCGGCGGAAGGCGGCATCCTGATCCTGGCGCATCTGGACACCGTGCATCCCGTCGGCACGCTAACCAATGGCTTGCCCTTCCGCGTGGAGGGCCCCCGCGCCTTCGGCCCCGGTATCTACGACATGAAGGGCGGCACGGTGCTGGCGCTGCGGGCGCTGGAGGCGCTGGCCCAGGCCGGCATCCCCACCAGCCGCCCGGTGACGGTGCTGCTGACCAGCGACGAGGAGATCGGCAGCCCCTCCACCCGCGACCTGATCGAGGCCGAGGCCGCGCGCCACCAGGTGGTGCTGGTGCCGGAGCCCGGGCGTGGGAACCACGGCGTGGTGACCGGCCGCTATGCCATCGCCCGCTTCAAGCTGCGCGCCACCGGGCGGCCCAGCCATGCTGGCGCACAGCTTTCCGCCGGGCGCAGCGCGGTGCGGGAGATGGCGAAGCGGCTGATCGCCATCGAGGAGATGACGACGGAGGCCTGCACCTATTCCGTCGGCGTCATCCATGGCGGGCAGTGGGTGAACTGCGTGCCCACCTTCTGCGACGCCCAGGCGCTCACCATGGCCAAGCGGCAGGCGGACCTGGACGCGGCGGTGGAGAAGATGCTGGCCCTGAACGATGCCAGCGGCGAGGTGCGCTTCGAGGTAGAACGCGGCGTCACGCGGCCGGTCTGGGAGCCGGACGCGGCGGTGATGGAACTCTACGGGCTGGCGCGGCGCCTGGGCGCGGAGCTGGGCCTGACCATCGGGCATGAGAGCGCCGGCGGCGGCTCGGACGGCAATTTCACGGGTGCCATGGGCATCCCGACGCTGGACGGGCTGGGGGTGCTCGGCGGCAATGCCCATACGCTGAACGAACACATCCTGCTGGAAGAACTGGTACCCCGTGCCCGGCTGCTGGCGGCGCTGCTGGCGAGCGTCTGA
- the lpxB gene encoding lipid-A-disaccharide synthase, translating into MTLVYLIAGEASGDLLGARLIAALRKARPDITFAGVGGERMAEQGFTSLFPMRELAVMGLAEVLPNIRRLSRRLDETAADILARRPAVVVTIDSPGFGLRVAARVKPRGFRVLHYVAPQVWAWRPGRVKRIAREVDRILALLPFEAPFFEKAGIPVDFVGHSILESGADRGDAARFRRLHELRPEERVVLVMPGSRRSEVGRLLPVFGEALRLASLKVPHLRPVVPLAGPVEETVSAAAAGWHPAPILLRDIGEKYDAYAAAEAGLIKSGTSSLEVALAGVPMVVGYRVNPVTAAIVRRLIKVEHVSIVNLLAKRRIIPELLQEDCSPEKLSATLVELLTDPAAAAAQRAGFAGVFDMLRPASGLPSEAAAAAVLRALEPA; encoded by the coding sequence ATGACGCTGGTCTATCTCATCGCCGGGGAGGCCTCGGGCGACCTGCTGGGCGCGCGGCTGATCGCGGCGCTGCGGAAGGCGCGGCCCGATATCACCTTCGCCGGCGTGGGCGGTGAGCGGATGGCGGAACAGGGCTTCACCAGCCTCTTCCCGATGCGGGAACTGGCGGTGATGGGGCTGGCCGAGGTGCTGCCGAATATCCGCCGCCTCTCCCGCCGGCTGGATGAGACGGCGGCGGATATCCTGGCCCGCCGACCGGCGGTGGTCGTCACCATCGACAGTCCCGGCTTCGGGCTGCGCGTGGCGGCGCGGGTGAAGCCGCGCGGCTTCCGCGTGCTGCACTACGTGGCGCCGCAGGTCTGGGCCTGGCGCCCGGGGCGGGTGAAGCGCATCGCGAGGGAAGTGGACCGCATCCTGGCCCTGCTGCCCTTCGAGGCGCCCTTCTTCGAGAAGGCCGGAATTCCCGTCGATTTCGTCGGTCATTCCATCCTGGAATCCGGCGCCGACCGGGGGGATGCCGCGCGTTTCCGCAGGCTGCACGAGCTACGGCCGGAGGAGCGCGTGGTGCTGGTGATGCCCGGCAGCCGCCGCAGCGAGGTCGGGCGCCTGCTGCCCGTCTTCGGGGAAGCGCTGCGGCTCGCCTCGCTAAAGGTGCCGCATCTGCGCCCCGTGGTGCCGCTGGCCGGGCCGGTGGAGGAAACCGTAAGCGCCGCTGCCGCCGGCTGGCACCCAGCGCCGATCCTGCTGCGCGACATCGGCGAGAAATACGACGCCTACGCCGCCGCCGAGGCGGGGCTGATCAAATCCGGCACCTCCTCCCTGGAAGTGGCGCTGGCGGGCGTGCCGATGGTGGTGGGCTATCGCGTGAACCCCGTCACTGCCGCCATCGTGCGGCGGCTGATCAAGGTGGAGCATGTCAGCATCGTCAACCTGCTGGCGAAACGCCGCATCATCCCCGAACTGCTGCAGGAGGACTGCTCGCCGGAAAAGCTGAGTGCCACGCTGGTGGAACTGCTGACCGACCCCGCCGCCGCCGCCGCGCAGCGCGCGGGTTTCGCCGGCGTCTTCGACATGCTGCGCCCCGCCAGCGGCCTGCCCAGCGAGGCTGCCGCCGCCGCCGTGCTGCGCGCGCTGGAGCCGGCGTGA